A window from Peromyscus eremicus chromosome 1, PerEre_H2_v1, whole genome shotgun sequence encodes these proteins:
- the LOC131897094 gene encoding olfactory receptor 5B3-like, protein MALMQNRTDVTHFLLLGLTDEPGQQIPLFIIFFLIYTITLVGNLGMILLIVLDSRLHTPMYFFLGNLSLVDFCYSSAVTPTVLTGLLVGDKIISYNDCAAQMFFFVAFATVENYLLASMAYDRYVAVCKPLYYATTMTTSVCVCLSLGSYFCGFLNASIHIGDTFSLSFCGANVVHHFFCDIPAVMVLSCSDRHVSELVLVYVVSFNIFFALLVIWVSYIFIFITILKMQSSAGYRKAISTCASHFTAVSIFYGTIIFMYLQPSSSHSMDNDKVASVFYTMVIPMLNPLVYSLRNKEVKSAFTKVLLMTK, encoded by the coding sequence ATGGCACTGATGCAGAACAGGACAGATGTGACACACTTTCTCCTGCTTGGACTCACTGATGAACCAGGACAACAGATTCCCCTTTTCATCATCTTCTTCCTCATCTACACCATCACCTTGGTGGGCAATCTGGGGATGATCCTACTGATTGTCCTGGACTCTCGGCTCCACACTCCTATGTACTTTTTCCTAGGCAATCTGTCCTTAGTTGATTTTTGTTACTCCTCAGCTGTTACCCCCACGGTTTTGACTGGGCTTCTTGTAGGAGACAAGATCATTTCCTACAATGACTGTGCTGCTCAGATGTTCTTTTTTGTAGCATTTGCTACTGTTGAGAATTACCTGCTGGCCTCAATGGCCTATGATCGCTATGTAGCAGTGTGTAAGCCCCTATACTATGCCACCACTATGactacaagtgtgtgtgtatgtctttctcTAGGTTCCTATTTCTGTGGTTTCCTGAATGCCTCCATCCACATTGGGGACACTTTCAGTCTTTCTTTCTGTGGAGCCAATGTGGTCCATCACTTTTTCTGTGATATTCCAGCAGTTATGGTTCTCTCTTGCTCTGACAGACATGTCAGTGAGCTGGTTCTTGTTTATGTAGTGAGCTTCAATATCTTTTTTGCTCTCTTAGTTATCTGGGTATCCTACATATTCATTTTTATCACTATCCTAAAGATGCAGTCAAGTGCTGGATATCGAAAGGCTATATCCACCTGTGCCTCACACTTCACTGCAGTATCTATTTTCTATGGGACAATCATATTCATGTACTTGCAGCCCAGCTCTAGTCACTCCATGGACAATGACAAAGTTGCATCTGTATTCTACACCATGGTCATCCCTATGTTGAATCCTCTGGtctacagcctgaggaacaaGGAGGTCAAGAGTGCATTCACAAAAGTTTTACTGATGACAAAATAG
- the LOC131913503 gene encoding olfactory receptor 5B3-like produces the protein MENWTEVTHFLLLGLTDDPSLQLPLFITFLLIYTITLVGNLGMILLILMDPRLHSPMYFFLGNLSLVDFCYSSAVTPKVMAGFLIGDEVISYNDCAAQMFFFAAFITVENYLLASMAYDRYAAVCKPLHYATTMTTSVCTWLIIGSYVIGFLNASIHIGDTFWLSFCESNVVHHFFCDIPAVMVLSCSDRHVSELILVYIVSFHIFFAFIVIWISYTFIFVTILKMHSAAGHHKAVSTCASHFTAVSIFYGTSIFMYVQPTSSHSMDTDKIASVFYTMVIPMLNPLVYSLRNKEVKSAFKKIVLEAKSLTLISHFRNA, from the coding sequence ATGGAGAACTGGACTgaggtgacacacttcctcctgttGGGGCTCACTGATGACCCAAGTCTCCAGCTTCCTCTCTTCATCACCTTCCTCCTCATCTACACCATCACCCTGGTTGGGAACCTTGGGATGATCCTATTGATTCTCATGGATCCTCGTCTCCACAGTCCCATGTACTTTTTTCTAGGTAACCTGTCTCTGGTGGACTTTTGTTACTCTTCAGCAGTCACTCCAAAAGTCATGGCTGGTTTTCTTATAGGGGACGAGGTAATTTCTTACAATGACTGTGCTGCTCAGATGTTCTTTTTTGCAGCATTTATCACTGTGGAAAACTACCTTTTGGCATCAATGGCCTATGATCGCTATGCAGCAGTGTGTAAACCCCTACATTATGCTACCACCATGACtacaagtgtgtgcacatggctgATCATTGGCTCCTATGTCATTGGTTTCCTGAATGCTTCCATCCACATTGGAGACACATTCTGGCTCTCTTTCTGTGAGTCTAATGTGGTCCATCACTTTTTCTGTGATATTCCAGCAGTAATGGTTCTCTCTTGTTCTGACAGACATGTCAGTGAACTTATTcttgtctatatagtgagcttCCACATATTTTTTGCCTTCATAGTTATTTGGATATCCTACACATTCATTTTTGTCACCATCCTGAAGATGCATTCAGCTGCAGGACATCACAAGGCTGTGTCCACCTGTGCCTCCCACTTCACTGCCGTCTCCATTTTCTATGGAACtagtatttttatgtatgtacagCCTACCTCCAGCCACTCCATGGACACAGACAAAATTGCCTCTGTGTTCTACACCATGGTCATCCCCATGCTGAACCCTCTGGtctacagcctgaggaacaaAGAGGTGAAAAGTGCCTtcaaaaagatagttttggaGGCAAAATCTTTGACTTTGATCTCTCATTTCAGAAACGCATGA
- the LOC131912766 gene encoding LOW QUALITY PROTEIN: olfactory receptor 5B17-like (The sequence of the model RefSeq protein was modified relative to this genomic sequence to represent the inferred CDS: deleted 1 base in 1 codon), with amino-acid sequence MKNITEVTEFLLLGLTKAPELQIPLFIVFTLIYIITLIGNLGMITVILLDSRLHTPMYFFLSNLSLVDFCSSTTVIPKFLSGLLLDDKVISYNACAAQMFFFAAFATMEYYFLTSMAYDRYAAVCKPLPYSTIMTKSVCARLATGCYIIGFVNASVQIGDTFYLSFCMANVVHHYFFCDIPAVMTLSCSDTGKSEMILILISSFNVIFALFVILISYLFIFVTVLKMRSGEGYQKAFSTCASHLTAVFLFYGTVIIMYLQPSSSHSMDTDKIASLVYTVVIPMLNPLVYSLRNKEVKSAFMKVVEKVNFLWG; translated from the exons ATGAAGAATATTACAGAAGTGACTGAATTTCTCCTGTTGGGACTAACCAAAGCCCCAGAACTACAGATTCCACTGTTTATTGTATTCACACTTATTTACATTATCACTTTGATTGGGAACCTGGGAATGATCACAGTGATTCTGCTTGATTCTCGTCTCCATACCCCTATGTACTTTTTCCTCAGCAACCTTTCTCTGGTGGACTTTTGTTCCTCCACAACAGTCATTCCAAAGTTCTTATCTGGCTTGCTTCTTGACGATAAGGTCATCTCTTACAATGCATGTGCTGCCCAGATGTTCTTTTTTGCAGCCTTTGCCACTATGGAATATTATTTCTTGACATCCATGGCCTATGACCGGTATGCAGCAGTGTGTAAGCCCCTCCCTTATTCCACCATCATGACAAAAAGTGTTTGTGCTCGTCTGGCCACAGGTTGCTATATCATTGGTTTTGTAAATGCTTCTGTGCAAATTGGAGACACATTTTACCTCTCATTTTGCATGGCCAATGTGGTCCATCAC TACTTTTTCTGTGACATTCCAGCAGTCATGACTCTGAGTTGCTCTGATACAGGCAAAAGTGAGATGATTCTGATTCTTATTTCTAGTTTCAATGTTATATTTGcactttttgttattttgatttccTATCTATTCATATTTGTCACCGTTTTGAAAATGCGCTCAGGTGAGGGGTACCAAAAGGCATTTTCCACCTGTGCTTCTCACCTTACTGCGGTCTTCCTCTTCTATGGGACTGTCATCATTATGTATTTGCAGCCTAGCTCCAGTCACTCTATGGACACAGATAAAATTGCATCTTTGGTCTACACTGTGGTCATCCCCATGTTGAACCCATTAGTCTATAGCCTGAGGAACAAGGAGGTCAAGAGTGCATTCATGAAGGTTGTTGAGAAGGTAAATTTTCTCTGGGGTTAG